Proteins co-encoded in one Balneolaceae bacterium genomic window:
- the purD gene encoding phosphoribosylamine--glycine ligase, translated as MDTYNVLLIGSGGREHSIAWKLAQSEKLGKLYTAPGNPGTAQFGTNVDIDPLKFEEVERFVTENKIELVVVGPEAPLVAGIADYLSDKNIPVFGPKASAAMLEGSKEFAKDFMTKYEIPTADYAVFSSDEFDDAFKFIQLKDSYPIVLKADGLAGGKGVFICDSEDEAQKRLNKIKQDQSLSEAADRLVVEEFMEGEEASVFVISDGHTSHVIHNAQDHKRIGEGDTGLNTGGMGAYCPAPVLTDDVLEQVSEKIIGPTIAGMQLEESAYLGILYLGLMITDDGPKVVEYNCRFGDPECQVILPSLENDLLDLFLATTQQRLDEKSIQINNKHYCCVVLSSDGYPVEYEKGKEITGIENVDKDTLVFHAGTIKKNGNLLTNGGRVLNVVGNGNSLQQAIDKTYTNVEHIQFENRYYRKDIGYKGLRRS; from the coding sequence ATGGATACCTATAACGTTTTACTTATTGGCAGTGGAGGCAGAGAGCACTCCATTGCCTGGAAATTGGCTCAATCAGAAAAACTCGGAAAACTCTACACAGCACCCGGTAATCCGGGAACTGCACAATTCGGTACGAATGTAGATATCGATCCACTTAAGTTTGAAGAAGTGGAGAGGTTCGTAACTGAAAACAAGATTGAACTGGTCGTTGTAGGTCCTGAAGCCCCCTTGGTAGCTGGTATTGCTGATTATCTTTCCGATAAAAACATTCCTGTTTTTGGACCGAAAGCGTCTGCAGCTATGCTTGAAGGCAGTAAAGAGTTTGCCAAAGATTTCATGACCAAATATGAAATTCCAACGGCAGATTATGCTGTGTTTAGTTCCGATGAATTCGATGATGCTTTTAAATTCATTCAGTTAAAGGATTCCTATCCCATTGTATTAAAAGCAGATGGTCTTGCCGGTGGAAAGGGGGTTTTTATTTGTGATAGTGAAGATGAAGCTCAAAAACGTCTTAATAAAATTAAGCAGGATCAATCTCTATCTGAAGCGGCTGACCGTTTAGTTGTTGAAGAGTTTATGGAAGGAGAGGAGGCTTCCGTTTTTGTAATTTCTGACGGACACACCTCACACGTGATACATAATGCACAAGATCATAAACGAATTGGTGAGGGTGATACCGGATTAAACACTGGTGGAATGGGGGCATATTGCCCGGCTCCGGTTCTTACAGACGACGTACTGGAACAGGTAAGTGAAAAAATTATCGGTCCGACTATCGCAGGAATGCAACTCGAAGAATCGGCCTATCTCGGAATTCTCTATTTAGGTTTGATGATTACTGACGATGGACCTAAAGTTGTGGAATACAACTGTCGATTTGGTGATCCTGAATGCCAGGTTATATTACCATCACTCGAAAACGATCTTTTAGATCTGTTTCTTGCAACAACTCAGCAGCGATTGGACGAAAAATCTATCCAAATAAACAACAAACATTATTGCTGTGTGGTTTTGAGCAGCGATGGCTACCCGGTTGAATACGAAAAAGGGAAAGAGATAACCGGTATAGAAAATGTGGATAAAGATACACTCGTTTTTCATGCCGGTACCATTAAAAAGAATGGAAATTTACTCACGAATGGCGGCCGTGTATTGAACGTAGTTGGTAATGGAAATTCACTCCAACAAGCCATTGATAAAACCTATACGAATGTCGAACATATCCAATTCGAAAATAGATATTATCGTAAAGATATTGGCTACAAAGGATTGCGACGAAGCTAA